The Arcobacter sp. F2176 region AGTGCGGTATCTGCATCTTTCCCTGAAAAGTCTTTATTTAAGAAACTTACAAGTACAAGATGATTATCCGTACCATCACTTACTAAATCATATCCTCTATTGATTAAAACTTTTTCTAAAACTTTTGCATTGGCTTTTATTTGCTTTGCATATTCTTTCCATGAAACATCTAATACCTCTTTAAATGCAACTGCTTTTGCAGCAATAACATGAATCAAAGGACCACCTTGTGTTCCTGGAAAAATTGCACTGTTAAGTTTTTTAGCAATCTCTTCATCATTACACATAATTATACCACCTCTTGGTCCTCTTAGTGTTTTATGTGTAGTTGTTGTAACAACATCAGCATAAGGAAAAGGTGACATATGTTCACCAGCAGCAATAAGTCCTGCAATATGTGCAATATCAGCAAACAAAATTGCTCCTACCGCATCTGCTATCTCTCTGAATTTTTTAAAATCAAGTTCTCTAGCATAAGCACTTGCACCACAAATAATAATTTTTGGCTGTATAACTTTTGCAATATCCATAACTTTATCATAATCAATATATCCATTTAGTTCCACTCCATAAGAAAAAGCATTATAATTTTTTCCTGAAAAGGATGGTTTACTTCCATGAGTTAAATGTCCACCATGACTTAAATCCATACCAAGAATTTTATCTCCTGCACTTAACAATGCTGCATATACAGCACTATTGGCTTGACTTCCAGAATGTGGTTGAACATTTGCATATTTACAACCAAAAATTTCACAAGCTCTATTGATAGCTAACTGCTCAACCTGATCTGCAAACTCACATCCACCATAATATCTTTTATATGGATAACCTTCTGCATACTTATTTGTAAAAATACTTCCTGTTGCTTCCATAACAGCAGGACTAGTAAAGTTTTCTGATGCAATCATCTCTAGATGATTTGTTTCTCTTTTTAACTCATTCTCAATTATTGAAAATACCTCATAATCTGCTTTTTCTAAACTCTCATTTTTTATAAAACTCATTTTTATCTCCTTTTATTTACTTTTAAAATCATAATCTAACTAACAACATTACACAATCCAAAAATTGCTATTTCTTATTTATAATATCTTCCTACACATTTCATAACATCTATTCCAATAACTGCTGTACCATTTATCATATTTAGAGGTAATTCTTTATTTTTTAAATGAGGTGTAAATTTTTCCACTATTTTTAAAAGTGCTATTTTCTTTTCATCAAAATCCTCAACAATAGTTGCGTGTCCTTGTAAAATTATGCTATTAAATTCAGTATTTACATCACATGGATTTTCCACTCCATCATATAATAAAGATATCATTTCATCTATCTCAAAACATACATTTGGATTTAATTTTATATTATCAATTTTTTCTCCTTTTGGTAATCCATGTAAATATATCTTTTGATTATGCCATACGAAATGCATAGGTACAATATAAGGATAACCATCCTTTCCAAAACTCCCAATACGACCAACTTCAGCTCGTATAAATAACTTTTCAACTTCTTCTTGTGTAAGTAAATGTGTTTTTGTTCTATGTCTCATATATTTTTTCCTTTCAATTTTGTTACAACCTTTTCAAATCTTTTAAATCCCATTTTTATCTCTTTTTTTGATATATTCAATGGTGGCAAAAATCGAACAATATCCTTTCCTGATTTTAGTACTAAAACACCCTGCTTTAAAGATAACTTTACAATCTCATTGAGCTTTGTTCCATCTTTAAGTTTGAGTCCAAGCATAAAACCAAAGCCATTTTTTGATAAAAACAAAGATGGATATCTTTCTATAAAGTAGTCTAAATAATCATTAAAGTATTTAATGTTTGATTCAAGTTTTCCACTATTTTTATATTTTTCTAAAATATTTAAAACCTTAATTGACACGGTTGTCGAAAGATGATTTCCTCCAAAAGTTGAACCATGATCACCTTGCTTTAAAACATTTCTTAAATCTGTCATCATCAGCCCTATTGGAACTCCTGTTGCTAAGCCTTTTGCTAAAGTTATAATATTTGGTCTAATCTCATAATGATGTGACATTAGAAATTCTCCACTTCTATAAACACCTGTTTGAACTTCATCTATTATCAATAATAATTTCTTTTTTTTCAATACCTCACTTAACTTTTTTACTTGCTCTTTATCTTGCATAAAAATGCCGCCTTCCCCTTGAATCAGTTCAAGCATAACTGCAACAGTGTCATCATCTATTAAGTTTATCGCCTCATTTATATTATCAGCATAAACAAATCCATCAGGATAAGGTCCAAAATATTTATGTTTTTCCTCTTGTGCTGTTGCTTTTAAAGTTGCTATTGTTCTTCCATGAAACGAGTTTTTAATAGTTATAATTTTATACTTTGTTTTACAAAAAGCTGTATTTCCATATTTTCGAGCCAGTTTAATGGCACTTTCATTTGCTTCTGCACCACTATTACAAAAATAACACTGCATATCATAGGTGCTTAATGTAACTATTTTTTTCACACATTTTTCTTGTGACTTTATATGGTAAATATTTGATGTGTGTAAAATTTTATTGGCTTGTTTAGTTATCGTTTTAACAACTTTTTTATCACAATAACCCAAACTATTCACACCAATTCCAGAAGAAAAATCAACATAATCTCTCCCTTTTTCATCATATAAAATAGAATTCTTACCTTTTACAAATGAGACATCTAATCTATTATATAATGGCAATAAATAATTGTTTTCGTTCATCTCTTCCCTTTTAAGTATGATAAAATGAAAACTGTTCATCTTCATCTTTAAATTTATATCTTTTTGACAATGAGTTTAAAAATGGCTTTCCTAATACTTTACAACTTAGTGCTTCGTTGGTTATTTTTTCATCTAATAATGGATTTACAATAAGTTGATTAAGTTTTTTAATACTTAAGTTGGGATATTTTCTCTTTTCTAAAATAAGCTCATCATTTACACAAACTACACCTTCATCTAAAACTTTTGCATACCAACCTGTTAAACCACTTTGAAAAATAAACTTTGTCATCTCTTTTTTATTTGTATTAGCACTTAATTTCCAACAAGGTTGTCTTGGTTGTGTGATTTGTATTCTTGATCCTCCCAGTTGATAAATATCTCCTATACAAATATCACTTTCAGTAATATCAGATAGAATTATATTCTCTCCAAAATGTGCAACACCATCAATATCAAAAGTTGTTTTCAACTGTTTATTAATTTGTTCATATGTTTTTTGTGAAAATAAGAATAGT contains the following coding sequences:
- a CDS encoding serine hydroxymethyltransferase yields the protein MSFIKNESLEKADYEVFSIIENELKRETNHLEMIASENFTSPAVMEATGSIFTNKYAEGYPYKRYYGGCEFADQVEQLAINRACEIFGCKYANVQPHSGSQANSAVYAALLSAGDKILGMDLSHGGHLTHGSKPSFSGKNYNAFSYGVELNGYIDYDKVMDIAKVIQPKIIICGASAYARELDFKKFREIADAVGAILFADIAHIAGLIAAGEHMSPFPYADVVTTTTHKTLRGPRGGIIMCNDEEIAKKLNSAIFPGTQGGPLIHVIAAKAVAFKEVLDVSWKEYAKQIKANAKVLEKVLINRGYDLVSDGTDNHLVLVSFLNKDFSGKDADTALGNAGITVNKNSVPGDTRSPFITSGIRIGSPALTTRGMKEKEFEIIANKICDVLDNIQDINLQKRINKEMKELAKGFVIYTQSTF
- a CDS encoding pyridoxamine 5'-phosphate oxidase family protein encodes the protein MRHRTKTHLLTQEEVEKLFIRAEVGRIGSFGKDGYPYIVPMHFVWHNQKIYLHGLPKGEKIDNIKLNPNVCFEIDEMISLLYDGVENPCDVNTEFNSIILQGHATIVEDFDEKKIALLKIVEKFTPHLKNKELPLNMINGTAVIGIDVMKCVGRYYK
- a CDS encoding acetylornithine transaminase; translated protein: MNENNYLLPLYNRLDVSFVKGKNSILYDEKGRDYVDFSSGIGVNSLGYCDKKVVKTITKQANKILHTSNIYHIKSQEKCVKKIVTLSTYDMQCYFCNSGAEANESAIKLARKYGNTAFCKTKYKIITIKNSFHGRTIATLKATAQEEKHKYFGPYPDGFVYADNINEAINLIDDDTVAVMLELIQGEGGIFMQDKEQVKKLSEVLKKKKLLLIIDEVQTGVYRSGEFLMSHHYEIRPNIITLAKGLATGVPIGLMMTDLRNVLKQGDHGSTFGGNHLSTTVSIKVLNILEKYKNSGKLESNIKYFNDYLDYFIERYPSLFLSKNGFGFMLGLKLKDGTKLNEIVKLSLKQGVLVLKSGKDIVRFLPPLNISKKEIKMGFKRFEKVVTKLKGKNI
- a CDS encoding MOSC domain-containing protein; the encoded protein is METKIAKVLFIKTGRVTTRNLENNKRKKIVSAIRKYPVKKAFLTRTGFMDDEQGDLKHHGGENKALFLFSQKTYEQINKQLKTTFDIDGVAHFGENIILSDITESDICIGDIYQLGGSRIQITQPRQPCWKLSANTNKKEMTKFIFQSGLTGWYAKVLDEGVVCVNDELILEKRKYPNLSIKKLNQLIVNPLLDEKITNEALSCKVLGKPFLNSLSKRYKFKDEDEQFSFYHT